The Coleofasciculaceae cyanobacterium nucleotide sequence AGAATCAAACGTTTAGCCAGAAAAACCATCTGTTTTTCTAAATCGGAAGAAATGCACGATCTTGTGATCGGTTTGTTCATAAATAGATATGAATTTGGCATAGATATCTAAGTATAGATTCAACAGATTTACAACACTACCAGTTCTGCCTTAGCTGCTAATAAATCTGTAGTTCTGACTTCGAGATTGGCGATCGCTAGATTATCCCTCTGTACGCCACCATCACCAAACAGATTTTGAATGATATTTACAGGGTTAGTAGAAATATAGTTAGTCCACTTTTCTTAGATGTGTAGTCGATTCTCTCTTGCGTTACCGCTAGCCTTTGCTCTATCAGGGCAATTCTAGATTAAGATTGTTTTAGTTTAGGAGAAAGTGCGCTCGCTTTATCGGTTAACAGTCGTACACATTTACTACTACTGCTCAGACAAGGAAGCTGCTTCTTTTCTTTTTCTTCTAATTGCGTCTCTGTCTGATTCGACCAT carries:
- a CDS encoding IS1 family transposase; the protein is RIKRLARKTICFSKSEEMHDLVIGLFINRYEFGIDI